The following are encoded together in the Salvia hispanica cultivar TCC Black 2014 chromosome 6, UniMelb_Shisp_WGS_1.0, whole genome shotgun sequence genome:
- the LOC125192903 gene encoding uncharacterized protein LOC125192903 translates to MIYERSAPSPEQQNHLEKVQDALDSTMPWIGTYIAAASAICALAMVADVISGFRRKKYWLPFIQYLGVVMGSIAPLMRWFAASRFKISEIERKSFRDEVKVEKYWTWRLVEWRDKSLPFQLQNRVCKKLLRDVVRFILNFCIKVQSLFVLASKLVLFLSARFFCAVFLCFCKKNRPILVQGSDSREGVQVDFRQFVLLLEGEPQLPSKILKNICNDADKLIKVGQKKQPKNMIQLLNKSSNFNGVGQFDSNQIPSLHAQEPPNCWSLPVVTLTAISIALTNIAYEKALQLLVCIREGLPIVKLIEETLDRNGELESIRKAADAVWDEVELDRKWDGTDLKSARVRGATHKETLQNLSNIAEKIVTECMAQSIDILMQNPLNWPVRVIAANSMYRITQTILLGMGDGEDKDDGEDQDDDEDQDDDELFESISITISDILAACLTNLVQVITLKCHRNGIREREESVRRAAILLGESKEIFEILQQRELPSLDVDKAAKIDEWRASMALDIV, encoded by the exons ATGATATACGAACGCTCAGCCCCATCACCCGAACAACAGAATCATCTGGAAAAAGTGCAAGATGCACTTGATTCAACTATGCCGTGGATAGGAACGTATATTGCAGCAGCTTCTGCCATCTGCGCACTTGCAATGGTGGCTGATGTAATCAGTGGCTTCAGAAGGAAAAAGTATTGGCTCCCGT TCATTCAGTATCTTGGAGTGGTAATGGGAAGTATTGCTCCTCTGATGAGATGGTTCGCTGCTTCGAGGTTCAAGATTTCTGAGATAGAACGGAAGAGTTTTAGAGATGAAGTCAAGGTTGAAAAGTACTGGACTTGGAGGCTGGTAGAGTGGAGAGACAAATCACTTCCTTTTCAACTTCAAAACCGCGTATGCAAGAAGCTGCTTCGTGATGTAGTAAGATTCATTCTGAACTTTTGCATTAAAGTTCAGAGCCTCTTTGTTTTAGCTAGCAAACTGGTTCTATTCCTCTCTGCTAGATTTTTTTGTGCAGTTTTCTTGTGTTTCTGCAAGAAGAATAGACCTATTTTAGTGCAAGGATCCGACTCAAGAGAAGGAGTACAAGTGGATTTTAGGCAATTTGTTCTTCTACTTGAAGGTGAGCCACAGTTGCCTTCTAAAATCCTCAAGAACATCTGCAATGACGCAGATAAGCTGATAAAAGTAGGGCAAAAAAAGCAGCCCAAGAATATGATCCAACTTCTTAACAAATCTTCAAACTTCAATGGTGTGGGACAATTCGACAGCAACCAAATTCCAAGCTTGCATGCTCAAGAACCTCCCAATTGTTGGTCTCTGCCCGTGGTGACTTTGACAGCCATTTCAATTGCTCTTACGAACATTGCATATGAGAAGGCTCTCCAATTATTGGTTTGTATTCGTGAGGGCTTACCCATTGTGAAGCTTATTGAGGAAACTCTGGACAGAAATGGAGAGTTAGAAAGCATCAGAAAAGCAGCAGATGCGGTTTGGGATGAAGTTGAACTAGACAGAAAATGGGATGGCACTGATTTGAAGAGCGCAAGAGTGAGAGGCGCAACACACAAGGAAACGCTTCAAAACCTTTCTAATATTGCAGAAAAGATTGTGACAGAGTGTATGGCTCAATCGATAGATATTCTAATGCAGAACCCTCTAAACTGGCCTGTTAGAGTTATAGCTGCTAACTCAATGTACAGGATTACTCAGACGATCTTGCTAGGAATGGGAGATGGCGAGGACAAAGATGATGGCGAGGACCAAGATGATGACGAGGACCAAGATGATGATGAGCTGTTTGAGAGTATATCCATCACTATCTCGGATATACTAGCAGCATGCCTCACCAATCTAGTGCAAGTCATAACATTGAAGTGTCACAGAAACGGCATAAGAGAAAGGGAAGAAAGTGTGAGGCGAGCAGCAATTCTTCTTGGTGAAAGCAAggagatttttgaaattctGCAGCAGCGTGAGCTTCCGAGTTTGGATGTGGATAAAGCTGCTAAGATTGACGAGTGGAGGGCATCCATGGCACTGGATATAGTATAG
- the LOC125193699 gene encoding putative late blight resistance protein homolog R1B-8 has protein sequence MAAYGALVSLMHIIDTLEKHPSPPISIDKKQVQSLTQNITFLQEFLDSYISPVVVDGCEADPLERRIADAVYAAEDVIESQIVVQIDKRSTFVEDPDFYQDLQKVIEEMDLIKKEVGQIAVKDQKPVADSTSSSTVKENVMVGFEEVYLEVLDKLTGDELNRQIIPITGMGGIGKTTLAKNLFKNALVKEYFDIRAWTTISQTYNVRETLREVYIQSSGQSRDRSENEKLSESELGGQLYKFLYGRRYLVTMDDMWSVEVWDKIKVFFPDNKNGSRIIVTTRLSNLSLQLNESYRVGMKFLDEISSWGLFCKTVFAKESCPLELENIGKNIVANCKGLPLSIATIGGLLAKSECTREYWEHIEQNLNSIIFNSNDEFCLKLLRMSYIYLPNYLKPCFLYMGVFEEDRSIQASMLEKLWISEGFLKPRGGKCLETIAHECLMELVDRNLILVDELGSIGNVKYCKIHDILRDLCLKEGEKERFYQVIGRDDPLCMNGERRVVLKTRRSLKILGSWSHTRSIICDYNDYNHEYESDAAGDEEGRDSDDDEEKTSDYEDESGDHIDGDKKGRDNDDNEEENDYEDEEESDHEKVRPPHNLRLLRTFKAFDEKTGMSWLFLDNVFESVNSRYIAVRVTRQSKFPSSIDLLWNLHTLIISCSWDIKVPVEIWRLHQLRHLVYPGYLPDPPSSDNDIVILENLQTLKAVLALCLNEEVVKRIPNVKKLSLRYHEQVEEEKRVSHIQSLPKLENLDCYTSYEGRECWQWIRFPHTLKKLSVGFASRKEVENIMSEIGSLPLLEKLVLRGGFFKAGKWETIEGQFPNLKFLQLDCNNLKEWIVSDKSHFPLLQKLSLIFLSQLEEIPSEVGEIATLKSIVMTHCSESAVVSAKRIVEEQEELYGDQLDLHVVAAIRIEEEALNLMSLANANFEVQVAGWKSAVTAFATAQTAEILQCGVVPVVVISLDAQDGFPTKGEF, from the exons ATGGCGGCCTATGGAGCTCTGGTTTCTCTTATGCATATCATAGATACCCTTGAGAAACATCCTTCCCCTCCCATTTCTATAGACAAAAAACAAGTCCAATCCCTCACTCAAAACATTACCTTCTTGCAAGAATTTCTTGATAGTTATATATCCCCTGTTGTTGTTGATGGCTGTGAAGCCGATCCATTGGAGCGTCGCATTGCTGATGCAGTTTATGCAGCTGAAGATGTTATCGAGTCTCAAATTGTGGTTCAAATTGACAAGCGATCCACATTCGTTGAAGATCCAGACTTCTATCAAGATCTGCAGAAAGTGATAGAAGAAATGGATCTGATCAAGAAAGAGGTGGGACAGATTGCAGTCAAAGATCAAAAGCCCGTTGCTGACTCGACGTCTTCTTCCACTGTAAAGGAAAACGTGATGGTGGGGTTTGAAGAAGTGTATCTTGAAGTTTTAGACAAGCTAACTGGAGATGAACTCAATCGCCAAATCATCCCCATCACGGGGATGGGTGGCATTGGTAAGACCACTCTCGCCAAAAATCTGTTTAAAAATGCCCTTGTTAAGGAGTATTTTGATATCCGTGCTTGGACTACGATTTCTCAAACTTATAATGTTAGAGAAACACTTAGAGAAGTTTATATTCAGTCAAGTGGGCAGTCACGTGATCGGAGTGAGAATGAAAAATTGAGCGAAAGTGAATTGGGAGGACAATTATATAAGTTTTTATATGGTAGGAGGTATCTTGTAACAATGGATGATATGTGGAGTGTCGAGGTGTGGGATAAGATAAAAGTTTTCTTTCCTGATAACAAAAACGGGAGTCGGATAATCGTAACAACTAGGTTGTCAAACTTGAGTTTACAGTTGAATGAGTCTTATAGAGTTGGTATGAAATTTCTTGACGAGATTAGTAGTTGGGGATTGTTTTGTAAGACTGTGTTTGCGAAAGAAAGTTGTCCTCTTGAGTTGGAGAATATTGGAAAGAATATTGTAGCAAACTGTAAAGGGCTTCCTTTATCAATTGCTACGATAGGAGGTCTTTTGGCAAAATCTGAGTGCACAAGAGAATATTGGGAGCATATAgagcaaaatttaaattcaattatttttaacagTAATGATGAATTTTGCTTGAAACTATTGAGGATGAGCTATATCTACCTTCCAAACTATTTGAAGCCATGTTTTCTGTATATGGGTGTTTTTGAGGAAGATCGTAGTATACAGGCATCAATGCTCGAGAAGCTATGGATTTCTGAAGGATTTTTAAAACCAAGGGGTGGGAAATGTTTGGAAACAATTGCGCACGAGTGCTTGATGGAGTTGGTTGATAGAAATCTCATTTTAGTTGATGAGTTGGGGTCCATTGGAAACGTTAAGTATTGTAAAATTCATGATATATTGAGAGATTTATGTTTGAAAGAAGGGGAAAAGGAAAGGTTTTATCAGGTCATAGGAAGAGATGATCCTCTTTGCATGAATGGAGAACGTCGTGTCGTACTTAAAACTAGAAGGTCGTTAAAAATATTGGGATCTTGGTCACATACTCGTTCCATAATATGTGATTATAACGACTATAATCATGAATATGAGAGTGATGCTGCCGGCGATGAAGAGGGGAGGGATTCTGACGATGATGAAGAGAAGACTAGTGACTATGAAGATGAGAGTGGTGATCACATTGACGGCGATAAAAAGGGGAGGGACAATGACGACAATGAAGAGGAGAATGACtatgaagatgaagaggagAGTGATCACGAAAAAGTTCGACCACCTCACAATCTTAGATTGCTGAGGACATTCAAAGCGTTTGATGAAAAAACTGGGATGAGTTGGCTTTTTCTGGATAATGTGTTTGAATCAGTTAACTCACGGTACATTGCTGTTAGAGTTACTCGTCAGTCCAAATTCCCATCCTCGATTGATTTACTCTGGAATCTACACACATTGATTATTAGTTGTTCGTGGGATATTAAAGTACCTGTTGAAATTTGGAGATTGCATCAACTTCGGCATCTCGTGTATCCCGGGTATCTCCCAGATCCTCCTAGCAGCGACAATGACATTGTTATCTTGGAGAATCTACAAACACTCAAAGCTGTGCTGGCTTTGTGTTTGAATGAGGAGGTTGTTAAAAGAATTCCCAATGTGAAGAAATTATCTCTACGCTATCATGAACAAGTGGAGGAAGAAAAACGTGTCAGCCATATTCAGAGTTTGCCTAAATTGGAAAACTTAGATTGCTATACCAGCTATGAAGGTCGGGAGTGTTGGCAGTGGATTAGGTTCCCACACACCCTCAAGAAGTTGTCGGTTGGGTTCGCTTCTCGTAAGGAGGTTGAAAATATCATGTCTGAAATCGGTTCATTGCCCCTTCTTGAAAAGCTTGTATTGAGAGGTGGTTTTTTCAAAGCAGGTAAGTGGGAAACAATTGAAGGCCAATTCCCAAACCTCAAGTTTCTACAGTTGGACTGTAATAATCTAAAAGAATGGATTGTGTCTGACAAATCCCACTTTCCACTTCTCCAAAAGCttagtctaatttttttaagtcaACTGGAGGAGATTCCATCAGAAGTTGGAGAAATAGCAACGCTCAAATCGATTGTTATGACACATTGCAGTGAATCAGCAGTGGTGTCGGCTAAAAGGATAGTAGAAGAACAAGAGGAATTATATGGAGACCAACTAGACCTTCATGTTGTAGCTGCTATTAggattgaagaagaagcacTAAATTTGATGAGCTTAGCAAATGCCAACTTTGAAGTTCAAGTGGCAG GGTGGAAATCTGCTGTCACAGCTTTTGCTACTGCTCAAACTGCAGAGATCCTACAATGTGGTGTTGTTCCTGTTGTTGTGATTAGTCTTGATGCTCAAGATGGATTCCCTACTAAGGGGGAGTTTTGA